A stretch of the Euleptes europaea isolate rEulEur1 chromosome 14, rEulEur1.hap1, whole genome shotgun sequence genome encodes the following:
- the LOC130486801 gene encoding interleukin-36 receptor antagonist protein-like — MQIACNATHNPHLKQHLFFTSEEMALEPKPMVPAARGTVVDQDMVDWFAQLFDSASMKPIFPSSGALPEDVPAGIEPRSYSLRDIDQKGLYLQDKNLVAAPLQGDNSAQEAILSVLPNRSLDRQRSPLILGVKGGSQGISCGKENEPKLQLEDANLIHLFTNDEEAKRFTFFKNYNGSTHQFESVTHPGWYLCSPVEAHSPLTLTNRPGEATITDFYFQLK, encoded by the exons ATGCAGATTGCTTGT AACGCCACTCATAATCCACACCTCAAGCAACATCTGTTCTTCACTTCAGAAGAAATGGCTTTAGAACCAAAGCCAATGGTGCCAGCTGCCAGAGGAACTGTGGTGGACCAAGATATGGTGGATTGGTTTGCACAGTTATTTGATTCAG CATCGATGAAACCGATTTTTCCGTCTTCAGGAGCACTTCCAGAGGATGTCCCTGCAGGTATAGAACCACGTAGTTATAGCCTCCGAGATATTGACCAGAAGGGCCTTTACCTACAGGACAAGAACCTGGTAGCAGCCCCCCTGCAAGGCGACAACTCTGCTCAAGAAG cGATTCTCAGTGTGCTTCCCAATAGGTCCCTGGATCGTCAAAGGAGCCCTCTGATCCTGGGGGTCAAAGGGGGCAGCCAGGGCATCTCATGTGGCAAAGAGAATGAGCCCAAATTGCAACTGGAG GATGCAAACCTCATTCATCTTTTTACAAATGATGAGGAGGCAAAACGGTTCACCTTCTTCAAGAATTATAATGGCAGCACCCATCAGTTTGAATCAGTCACCCACCCTGGGTGGTACCTGTGCTCCCCAGTGGAGGCCCACAGCCCCCTCACGCTCACCAACCGCCCTGGAGAAGCCACCATCACTGACTTTTATTTCCAGCTTAAATAG